Proteins encoded by one window of Haematobia irritans isolate KBUSLIRL chromosome 2, ASM5000362v1, whole genome shotgun sequence:
- the LOC142226412 gene encoding uncharacterized protein LOC142226412, whose protein sequence is MENMREIVKTLPDYEDDVPMSDEEREILENDVAPVLREPLPAIEQVPDVGMTPVVASSQEVVPTQKVIPPSGADTAPAEVSATKAAESSSSPTGTAQRNSDSSPKLHLNNCVLCRRRHNLRSCRRFLKMRLEQRLRTVVLHRVCSNCLGRSHMRSTCNSRERCRECGESHHTLLHSFDQQQRPSAPSSDLSKRKSNSSPSVNSSAYCITNATPIFSPLLVLQPTVTLGPTIVLILVLSGRRIPVRAVLDPCAGYSMICSSLAQSLRLTSAMTAQNAFCPLIVVSRHNAENKLIFSARVTDLSRVVTPSASAPDSIREHFECLQLADPVFYRPSGVGLVLGPDVYARVIKPQMFSSPGFPLAQLTIFGWVISGQCQP, encoded by the coding sequence ATGGAAAATATGAGGGAAATTGTTAAGACTCTCCCTGACTACGAGGATGACGTCCCGATGTCCGATGAGGAAAGAGAGattttagaaaatgatgttgcACCGGTTCTTCGCGAGCCGTTACCAGCAATCGAGCAGGTCCCTGACGTCGGGATGACCCCAGTCGTCGCCTCTTCACAAGAGGTAGTACCGACACAAAAAGTTATCCCTCCGTCGGGGGCTGATACGGCTCCAGCTGAAGTATCTGCAACTAAGGCAGCAGAATCTTCGTCTTCCCCTACGGGGACTGCCCAAAGAAATTCGGACTCGAGCCCAAAGCTTCATTTGAACAATTGTGTGTTATGCAGGCGGAGGCATAATCTACGGTCGTGCCGCAGGTTCTTGAAAATGCGGTTGGAGCAAAGGCTGCGCACCGTAGTTCTTCATCGGGTGTGCTCCAACTGTCTGGGCAGGTCACACATGCGGTCGACCTGCAATAGTCGCGAAAGGTGTCGCGAATGCGGAGAGAGCCACCATACGCTTCTGCACTCCTTCGACCAGCAACAACGTCCTTCCGCTCCATCGTCCGATTTGTCTAAGAGAAAGTCAAATTCAAGTCCGTCCGTTAATTCGTCCGCGTACTGCATTACAAATGCTACCCCCATATTTAGTCCGTTGTTAGTTTTGCAACCAACTGTTACGCTTGGTCCCACTATTGTGTTGATACTCGTCTTGTCCGGTCGTCGAATTCCCGTCCGAGCTGTCCTCGACCCATGTGCGGGGTACAGTATGATATGCAGTAGTCTTGCCCAAAGCTTACGGCTTACTTCGGCAATGACAGCGCAGAACGCCTTTTGTCCGCTGATCGTCGTATCCCGGCACAACGcggaaaataaattgattttttccgcCCGGGTGACAGATTTATCCCGTGTGGTCACCCCATCGGCGTCGGCTCCAGACTCCATACGAGAGCATTTTGAATGTCTCCAGCTGGCCGATCCAGTGTTTTATCGCCCTTCCGGGGTGGGGTTGGTCCTGGGGCCCGACGTATACGCAAGGGTTATTAAGCCTCAAATGTTTTCGAGTCCGGGATTCCCCTTGGCGCAGCTGACGATATTCGGCTGGGTGATTTCAGGGCAATGTCAACCATGA